In a genomic window of Streptococcus mitis NCTC 12261:
- a CDS encoding ABC transporter ATP-binding protein: MIELQHIWKQFGSRVIFSDLSLNFQSGMVYALIGDSGCGKTTLLNMLAKLETFDKGEIFYKGNPLTSVKNEEFYRNELGYLFQNFGLLESQTIRENLELGMIGKKKNKKQEKERLLLQALQAVRLDYLSLNQKIYELSGGEAQRVALAKIILKNPPLILADEPTASLDPKNSKEIMEILLELRNANRTIIIATHNPSIWKMADQVIRLSKDETDYN; the protein is encoded by the coding sequence ATGATTGAATTACAACATATTTGGAAACAATTTGGTTCTCGTGTCATTTTTTCAGACTTGAGTCTTAATTTTCAAAGTGGTATGGTGTATGCTTTGATAGGAGATAGTGGTTGTGGCAAAACCACTTTGCTGAATATGCTAGCAAAACTAGAGACTTTCGATAAAGGGGAAATATTTTACAAAGGAAATCCTTTGACTTCAGTAAAAAATGAGGAATTTTATCGTAACGAACTTGGCTATCTCTTCCAGAACTTTGGACTATTAGAAAGTCAGACCATTCGAGAAAACCTTGAGCTGGGAATGATTGGTAAAAAAAAGAACAAGAAACAAGAAAAAGAGAGACTTCTTCTTCAAGCACTGCAAGCTGTAAGACTGGATTATCTAAGTCTCAACCAAAAAATCTATGAATTATCTGGTGGTGAAGCTCAACGCGTAGCACTTGCCAAGATTATCCTAAAAAATCCTCCTTTAATTCTAGCTGATGAACCAACCGCCTCACTAGATCCTAAAAATTCTAAGGAAATTATGGAAATTCTCCTTGAACTTCGTAATGCAAATAGAACAATTATCATCGCAACTCACAATCCTAGTATTTGGAAAATGGCTGATCAGGTAATTCGTCTTTCTAAAGACGAAACAGATTATAATTAA
- a CDS encoding PBECR2 nuclease fold domain-containing protein yields MDHETIGQVTDEVKEIFDIVLEASDIKVNKDGLRSHMIKRHHNDVIHHIEDLELILRNPDFVGVNPREKDASFEYVKRFDDNVLVSIKLHKSGDFFYVLTMYRLQDFKLQSRIKSG; encoded by the coding sequence ATGGATCATGAAACAATCGGTCAGGTTACCGATGAAGTAAAAGAAATTTTTGATATTGTTCTTGAAGCGAGCGACATAAAGGTCAACAAAGACGGTTTGAGAAGCCATATGATAAAACGCCATCACAATGATGTGATTCATCATATTGAAGACCTGGAACTCATACTAAGGAACCCAGATTTCGTCGGGGTCAATCCACGAGAGAAAGACGCCAGTTTCGAATATGTAAAAAGATTTGATGATAATGTTCTTGTTTCCATCAAGTTACATAAAAGTGGAGATTTCTTTTATGTTCTGACCATGTATCGCTTACAAGATTTCAAGTTACAAAGTCGTATTAAGTCTGGGTAG
- a CDS encoding SprT family protein, with product MKLTDYVKQVSLEDFGRPFIHHVQWNSRLRSTGGRFFPKDGHLDFNPKVYQELGLDVFRKIVRHELCHYHLYFQGKGYQHKDKDFKELLKAVDGLRFVPTLPNSHSKPLKLYRCQSCQQAYHRKRRINTKRYRCGLCRGKLLLINQPED from the coding sequence ATGAAACTGACTGATTACGTTAAGCAGGTTTCACTAGAAGACTTCGGCAGACCTTTTATCCATCATGTCCAGTGGAATTCTCGTCTACGTTCGACAGGTGGGCGATTTTTCCCCAAAGATGGGCATTTGGATTTTAATCCCAAGGTTTATCAGGAATTGGGGTTGGATGTTTTTAGGAAAATTGTCCGACATGAACTCTGTCATTATCACCTCTATTTTCAAGGGAAGGGCTATCAACACAAGGATAAGGATTTTAAGGAACTGTTGAAAGCAGTGGATGGATTACGCTTTGTACCAACCTTGCCAAATAGCCACTCTAAACCACTCAAGCTCTATCGTTGTCAATCCTGCCAGCAAGCTTATCATCGCAAGCGAAGGATTAATACCAAACGCTATCGCTGTGGACTTTGTCGAGGTAAATTGCTTCTGATAAATCAGCCTGAGGACTGA
- a CDS encoding PspC domain-containing protein: MNSKFYKMRRNRMISGVLAGLSDKWNFDVTLVRFLFAIFTVANFGLGVIIYIILASIMPTKEEIEAEMYGTGPRKRKEAQAIDDNEGWFW; this comes from the coding sequence ATGAACAGTAAATTTTATAAAATGAGACGAAATCGCATGATTTCAGGAGTTTTGGCAGGTCTGTCAGACAAGTGGAATTTTGATGTTACCCTTGTTCGTTTTCTATTTGCTATTTTTACAGTCGCAAACTTTGGACTTGGCGTGATTATCTATATCATCCTAGCTTCTATCATGCCTACCAAGGAAGAAATCGAAGCAGAAATGTACGGAACAGGCCCACGTAAACGCAAAGAAGCTCAAGCCATTGACGATAATGAAGGCTGGTTTTGGTGA
- a CDS encoding VIT1/CCC1 transporter family protein, with translation MSETNHEIDSNFAGRLNILRAGVLGANDGIISIAGVVIGVASATSNIWIIFLSGFAAILAGAFSMAGGEYVSVSTQKDTEEAAVAREQVLLDQDMELAKKSLYAAYIQNGECETSAQLLTNKAFLNNPLKALVEEKYGIEYEEFTNPWHAAISSFISFFLGSLPPMLSITIFPSEYRIPATVLIVGVALLLTGYTSARLGKAPTKTAMIRNLAIGLLTMGVTFLLGQLFSI, from the coding sequence ATGTCAGAAACAAATCACGAAATCGATTCAAATTTTGCAGGTCGTTTAAATATCCTGCGTGCGGGTGTTCTTGGTGCCAATGATGGAATTATTTCCATTGCTGGTGTGGTTATCGGGGTTGCTAGTGCTACGAGTAATATCTGGATTATCTTTTTATCAGGATTTGCAGCTATCTTAGCTGGTGCCTTTTCGATGGCTGGTGGAGAATATGTATCTGTTTCAACTCAAAAAGATACCGAGGAAGCAGCCGTTGCGCGTGAGCAAGTCTTGCTAGACCAAGATATGGAACTAGCCAAAAAGTCTCTCTATGCAGCCTATATCCAAAATGGAGAATGTGAAACCTCTGCTCAACTCTTGACCAACAAAGCCTTTTTAAATAATCCGCTCAAGGCTTTGGTAGAGGAAAAATATGGGATAGAGTATGAAGAGTTTACCAATCCATGGCATGCTGCTATCTCTAGCTTTATTTCTTTTTTCCTTGGTAGCTTACCACCCATGCTTTCAATTACCATTTTCCCAAGTGAATACCGTATCCCTGCTACCGTCCTTATCGTCGGTGTGGCCCTTCTTCTCACTGGTTACACTAGTGCCAGACTTGGAAAAGCACCAACCAAAACAGCTATGATTCGGAACCTCGCTATTGGTCTCTTGACCATGGGAGTTACCTTCCTGCTCGGACAACTTTTCAGCATTTAG
- a CDS encoding ABC transporter permease, whose translation MFRLTNKLAVSNLIKNRKLYYPFALAVLLAVTVTYLFYSLTFNPKIAEIRGGTTIQATLGFGMFVVTLASAIIVLYANSFVMKNRSKELGIYGMLGLEKRHLISMTFKELVVFGILTVGAGIGIGALFDKLIFAFLLKLMKLKVELVATFQMNVVIAVLVVFGLIFLGLMFLNALRIARMNALQLSREKASGEKKGRFLPLQTILGSISLGIGYYLALTVKDPLTALTTFFLAVLLVIFGTYLLFNAGITVFLQILKKNKKYYYQPNNLISVSNLIFRMKKNAVGLATIAILSTMVLVTMSAATSIFNASESFKKVMNPHDFGITGQNVEKEDLDKLLSQFASDKGYSVKEKEVLRYSNFGIANQEGTKLTIFERGQNRVQPKTVFMVFDQKDYENMTGQKLSLSGNEVGLFAKNDGLKGQKALTLNNHQFSVKEEFNTDFIVNHVPNQFNIFTTDYNYLVVPDLQAFLDQFPDSAIYNQLYGGINVNISEEEQLKVAEEYEKYLQKFNAQLNTEGSYVYGSNLADASAQMSALFGGVFFIGIFLSIIFMVGTVLVIYYKQISEGYEDRERFIILQKVGLDQKQIKQTINKQVLTVFFLPLLFAFIHLAFAYHMLSLILKVIGVIDTNMMLIVTLSICAIFLIAYVLIFMITSRSYRKIVQM comes from the coding sequence ATGTTTCGATTAACCAATAAGTTAGCGGTATCGAACTTGATTAAAAACCGCAAACTCTACTATCCTTTTGCGCTGGCTGTTCTCTTGGCAGTCACTGTCACCTATCTCTTTTACTCTCTAACCTTCAATCCCAAGATTGCTGAAATCCGTGGAGGAACAACCATTCAGGCTACACTTGGATTTGGTATGTTTGTCGTCACCCTTGCGTCAGCCATTATCGTCCTCTATGCCAATAGTTTTGTCATGAAGAACCGTTCCAAGGAACTAGGAATTTATGGCATGTTGGGCTTGGAAAAGCGTCATCTTATCAGTATGACCTTTAAGGAGTTAGTGGTATTTGGGATTCTAACTGTTGGAGCGGGTATCGGTATTGGAGCCTTGTTTGATAAGTTAATTTTCGCTTTCTTGCTCAAACTGATGAAATTGAAGGTTGAGCTGGTCGCTACCTTCCAAATGAATGTTGTCATTGCAGTACTTGTTGTCTTTGGATTGATTTTCCTAGGCCTCATGTTCCTGAATGCCCTTCGAATCGCCCGTATGAATGCCCTCCAGCTTTCTCGTGAAAAAGCTAGTGGTGAGAAAAAAGGTCGTTTCCTACCTCTACAAACTATTCTTGGTTCCATAAGTTTAGGGATTGGCTACTATCTTGCCCTTACTGTAAAAGATCCTCTCACAGCCCTAACAACCTTCTTCCTAGCTGTTTTACTGGTTATCTTTGGTACTTATCTATTGTTTAATGCAGGAATTACCGTTTTCCTCCAAATCTTAAAGAAAAATAAGAAATACTATTACCAACCAAATAACCTTATCTCAGTCTCTAACTTGATTTTCCGTATGAAGAAAAATGCAGTTGGATTAGCAACAATCGCTATTTTGTCAACAATGGTCTTGGTTACCATGTCTGCAGCGACAAGCATTTTCAATGCTTCAGAATCCTTTAAAAAAGTGATGAATCCGCATGACTTTGGCATTACTGGACAAAATGTTGAAAAAGAAGATTTGGACAAACTCTTGAGCCAGTTTGCAAGTGACAAAGGTTATAGTGTCAAAGAGAAAGAAGTGCTTCGTTACAGTAACTTTGGTATTGCAAATCAAGAAGGAACCAAGTTAACCATTTTTGAAAGGGGACAAAATCGTGTCCAACCTAAAACAGTCTTCATGGTATTTGACCAAAAAGACTATGAAAATATGACTGGTCAGAAGCTTTCTCTATCAGGCAATGAGGTCGGCCTCTTCGCTAAGAATGATGGACTGAAAGGACAGAAAGCTCTAACTCTAAATAACCATCAATTTTCTGTAAAAGAAGAATTTAATACAGATTTTATTGTGAACCATGTCCCAAATCAGTTTAATATTTTTACTACTGATTACAATTACCTTGTTGTACCTGATTTACAAGCATTTTTAGACCAATTTCCAGATTCGGCTATCTATAATCAGCTTTACGGTGGTATAAATGTAAATATCAGTGAAGAAGAACAACTCAAAGTCGCTGAAGAATATGAAAAATACTTACAAAAGTTTAATGCTCAATTAAACACTGAAGGTAGCTATGTGTATGGTAGCAATCTAGCAGATGCTAGTGCTCAAATGAGTGCCCTCTTTGGTGGTGTCTTCTTTATCGGTATTTTCCTATCCATTATCTTTATGGTCGGAACCGTTCTGGTCATCTATTACAAACAAATTTCTGAAGGCTATGAAGACCGTGAACGCTTTATTATCTTGCAGAAAGTCGGTTTAGATCAAAAGCAAATCAAGCAAACCATCAACAAACAGGTTTTAACTGTTTTCTTCCTTCCTTTGCTTTTTGCCTTCATACATCTAGCCTTTGCCTACCATATGCTTAGTCTGATTTTAAAAGTGATTGGTGTAATAGATACGAATATGATGTTGATTGTGACCTTGTCTATCTGCGCTATCTTCCTCATCGCCTATGTGCTGATTTTCATGATTACTTCAAGAAGTTATCGCAAGATTGTCCAAATGTAA
- a CDS encoding ABC transporter ATP-binding protein encodes MTLLDVKHVQKIYKTRFQGNQVEALKDIHFTVEKGDYVAIMGESGSGKSTLLNILAMLDKPSRGQVYLNGTDTATIKNSQASSFRREKLGFVFQDFNLLDTLSVKDNILLPLVLSRRPITEMMKKLVVTAENLGINQLQEKYPYEISGGQKQRVAVARAIITEPEILLADEPTGALDSKSSAALLDVFDEINERGQTILMVTHSTAAASRAKRVLFIKDGILYNQIYRGEKTERQMFQEISDTLTVMASEVN; translated from the coding sequence ATGACACTTTTAGATGTAAAACACGTTCAAAAAATTTATAAAACTCGTTTTCAGGGCAACCAAGTAGAAGCCCTCAAGGATATTCACTTTACCGTAGAAAAGGGTGACTACGTTGCCATCATGGGTGAGTCTGGTTCTGGTAAATCCACTCTTCTCAATATTCTAGCTATGCTGGATAAACCAAGTCGTGGGCAGGTTTATCTTAATGGAACAGACACAGCAACCATTAAAAATTCACAGGCTTCTAGCTTCCGTCGTGAAAAATTAGGCTTTGTCTTCCAAGACTTTAACTTGCTAGATACGCTTTCTGTCAAGGATAATATCTTGCTTCCGCTTGTCTTGTCAAGAAGACCCATTACGGAGATGATGAAGAAATTGGTGGTGACAGCTGAGAATCTAGGTATCAACCAATTGCAAGAGAAGTACCCTTACGAGATTTCTGGTGGTCAGAAACAGCGTGTAGCAGTAGCACGCGCCATCATCACAGAACCTGAAATTCTCCTTGCGGATGAGCCAACAGGAGCCCTTGACTCCAAATCATCTGCAGCCTTACTTGATGTCTTTGATGAAATCAATGAGCGCGGCCAAACTATTCTCATGGTAACTCACTCAACGGCAGCAGCTAGCAGAGCCAAGCGCGTGCTCTTTATCAAAGACGGCATTCTTTACAATCAAATCTACCGTGGAGAGAAGACAGAGCGTCAGATGTTCCAAGAAATCTCTGATACCTTGACTGTCATGGCAAGCGAGGTGAATTAG
- a CDS encoding permease, producing MTAFQQLPSSVLQTGAIFLSIIIEALPFVLIGSIVSGLIEVYITPEKVYHFLPRNRWGRIFFGTFVGMLFPSCECGIVPIINRFLEKKVPSYTAVPFLVTAPVINPIVLFATYSAFGNSFHIALLRALGSIVVAVILGIFLGFFWQEPIQKEDRLACHEHDFSHLSSAKKVFQVFVQAIDEFFDTGRYLVFGCLFASVIQVYVPTRILTSISATPLFAILLLMILAFLLSLCSEADAFIGSSLLSSFGLAPVLAFLVIGPMLDIKNILMMKNYLKARFISQFITIVTLVVLVYSLLIGVVL from the coding sequence ATGACTGCTTTCCAACAACTCCCTTCTAGTGTGCTTCAGACTGGGGCTATTTTTCTCTCTATAATCATTGAAGCCCTACCCTTCGTTCTGATAGGAAGTATTGTTTCAGGGCTGATTGAGGTTTATATCACACCTGAAAAGGTTTATCATTTTCTCCCTCGAAATCGTTGGGGGAGAATCTTTTTTGGGACCTTTGTCGGGATGCTTTTCCCTTCTTGTGAATGTGGAATCGTCCCCATTATCAATCGTTTTCTGGAAAAAAAGGTTCCCAGTTACACAGCCGTTCCCTTTCTTGTGACAGCACCTGTTATCAATCCCATTGTTCTCTTTGCGACCTATTCTGCCTTTGGCAACTCCTTCCATATCGCCCTATTGCGAGCTCTGGGTTCCATCGTTGTGGCTGTGATACTTGGGATTTTTCTAGGATTTTTCTGGCAAGAACCGATTCAAAAAGAAGATCGGTTGGCTTGTCATGAGCATGATTTTTCTCACTTGAGCTCTGCAAAAAAAGTTTTTCAGGTCTTTGTGCAGGCCATTGATGAATTTTTTGATACGGGGCGTTATTTGGTATTTGGCTGTCTCTTTGCCTCTGTTATACAGGTCTATGTTCCGACACGGATTCTGACCTCTATCAGTGCAACCCCTCTTTTTGCCATCCTGCTCTTGATGATTTTAGCCTTTCTTCTTTCTCTCTGTAGTGAGGCTGATGCTTTTATCGGATCTTCTCTTCTCTCGAGTTTCGGCTTAGCACCAGTTTTGGCCTTTCTCGTAATTGGCCCAATGCTGGATATCAAAAATATTCTCATGATGAAAAATTACTTGAAAGCACGATTTATCAGTCAGTTCATTACGATTGTGACACTCGTTGTCTTAGTATATTCTCTCTTGATTGGAGTCGTCCTATGA
- a CDS encoding Tex family protein has translation MDKKYEKISQDLGVTLKQIDTVLSLTAEGATIPFIARYRKDMTGSLDEVTIKAIIDLDKSLTNLNDRKEAVLAKIQEQGKLTKELEEAILAAEKLADVEELYLPYKEKRRTKATIAREAGLFPLARLILQNVADLEKEAEKFVCEGFATGKEALSGAVDILVEALSEDVTLRSMTYQEVLRHSKLTSQVKDESLDEKQVFQIYYDFSETVGNMQGYRTLALNRGEKLGILKVGFEHATDRILAFFAARFKVKNAYIDEVVQQSVKKKVLPAIERRIRTELTEKAEEGAIQLFSDNLRNLLLVAPLKGRVVLGFDPAFRTGAKLAVVDATGKMLTTQVIYPVKPASARQIEEAKKDLADLIGQYGVEIIAIGNGTASRESEAFVAEVLKDFPEVSYVIVNESGASVYSASELARQEFPDLTVEKRSAISIARRLQDPLAELVKIDPKSIGVGQYQHDVSQKKLSESLDFVVDTVVNQVGVNVNTASPALLSHVAGLNKTISENIVKYREEEGKITSRAQIKKVPRLGAKAFEQAAGFLRIPESSNILDNTGVHPENYAAVKELFKRLDIKDLNEEAQSKLKSLSVKDMAQELDLGPETLKDIIADLLKPGRDFRDSFDAPVLRQDVLDIKDLVVGQKLEGVVRNVVDFGAFVDIGIHEDGLIHISHMSRKFIKHPSQVVSVGDLVTVWVKKIDTEREKVNLSLLAPNETD, from the coding sequence ATGGATAAAAAATATGAAAAAATCTCCCAGGATTTGGGAGTGACGTTAAAGCAAATTGATACTGTTCTAAGTTTGACAGCTGAAGGGGCGACTATTCCCTTTATTGCGCGTTATCGCAAGGATATGACTGGTAGTTTGGATGAGGTGACAATTAAGGCCATTATCGACTTGGATAAAAGCCTGACAAATCTCAACGACCGTAAGGAAGCTGTCTTAGCTAAGATTCAAGAACAAGGCAAGTTGACCAAGGAATTGGAAGAAGCTATCTTAGCTGCCGAAAAATTAGCAGACGTTGAAGAACTCTATCTTCCTTACAAGGAAAAGCGTCGGACCAAGGCAACTATTGCCCGTGAAGCTGGGCTCTTTCCTCTTGCTCGCTTGATTTTGCAAAATGTAGCTGACTTAGAGAAAGAGGCTGAAAAGTTTGTCTGTGAAGGATTTGCGACTGGGAAGGAAGCCCTGTCTGGTGCAGTTGATATCTTGGTCGAAGCCTTATCGGAAGATGTGACCTTGCGTTCCATGACTTATCAGGAGGTGCTGAGACACTCCAAACTCACTTCTCAAGTTAAGGATGAAAGTCTGGATGAAAAGCAAGTTTTTCAGATTTACTATGATTTTTCTGAGACAGTTGGGAATATGCAAGGCTATCGTACCTTGGCGCTCAATCGTGGGGAGAAACTAGGGATTTTGAAGGTCGGTTTTGAACATGCGACGGACCGTATTCTAGCTTTCTTTGCAGCTCGTTTCAAGGTGAAGAATGCCTATATTGATGAAGTTGTTCAACAGTCAGTTAAGAAAAAGGTCTTGCCTGCTATCGAACGACGCATTCGGACAGAATTAACCGAAAAAGCAGAAGAAGGGGCTATCCAACTCTTTTCTGACAATCTGCGAAATCTCCTCTTGGTTGCTCCGCTGAAAGGGCGTGTGGTTCTAGGATTTGACCCTGCCTTTCGTACAGGTGCCAAGCTAGCTGTCGTGGATGCAACAGGAAAAATGCTGACAACTCAGGTCATTTATCCTGTCAAACCAGCCTCTGCTCGTCAAATCGAAGAAGCCAAGAAAGATTTGGCAGACTTGATTGGTCAATACGGCGTGGAAATTATTGCTATCGGAAATGGGACGGCCAGTCGTGAAAGCGAAGCCTTTGTGGCAGAAGTTCTTAAAGATTTTCCTGAGGTCAGCTATGTTATCGTCAATGAAAGTGGTGCTTCTGTCTATTCTGCCAGTGAACTAGCTCGTCAGGAGTTTCCAGACTTGACCGTTGAAAAACGCTCTGCTATTTCTATTGCCCGTCGCTTGCAAGATCCCCTTGCTGAATTGGTCAAAATCGATCCTAAGTCAATCGGTGTCGGTCAATATCAGCATGATGTCAGTCAAAAGAAATTGTCTGAAAGTCTGGACTTTGTCGTCGATACCGTGGTGAACCAAGTCGGTGTCAATGTCAATACAGCCAGCCCAGCTCTTCTTTCCCATGTCGCTGGACTCAACAAAACTATTTCTGAAAATATTGTCAAATACCGTGAGGAAGAAGGAAAAATCACTTCACGCGCTCAAATCAAGAAGGTTCCTCGTCTGGGAGCCAAGGCTTTTGAGCAGGCTGCTGGTTTCCTCCGTATCCCAGAAAGTAGCAATATCCTTGATAATACAGGAGTTCACCCAGAAAATTACGCTGCTGTCAAGGAACTTTTCAAACGCTTGGATATCAAAGACTTGAACGAAGAAGCCCAAAGCAAACTCAAGTCCCTATCAGTCAAAGATATGGCGCAAGAGCTAGACCTTGGTCCTGAAACCCTTAAAGATATCATTGCCGACCTTCTCAAACCAGGTCGAGATTTCCGTGATTCCTTTGATGCACCTGTGCTTCGCCAAGATGTCCTAGATATCAAGGATTTAGTGGTTGGTCAGAAGCTAGAAGGTGTTGTGCGTAACGTCGTTGACTTCGGTGCCTTCGTTGACATAGGGATTCACGAGGACGGCTTGATTCATATTTCCCATATGAGTCGCAAATTTATCAAACACCCAAGCCAAGTGGTGTCCGTTGGTGATTTGGTGACCGTTTGGGTCAAGAAAATCGATACTGAACGTGAAAAAGTCAATCTGTCGCTCCTCGCTCCAAATGAAACTGACTGA
- a CDS encoding DUF1430 domain-containing protein, whose protein sequence is MKRIFLFISNLLLALFLIGALSFWKDSLPQTLFPGAAVLSGQADYSIVKEKLNSLAKEHNSLIARTIWEVDSDGKSQTYYEVFGDGKLPDWMPQASQESINKSNLLNNYNIISGSLTNQELAIHLKQLGLEKVNTFENNRVSFVLTLIAQPNQLTSLFIFLLTFLSLIVIGQIQSLSQSGIRLINGERLRNLFFRSIIRDGLDILLFGLPASLIASVLVIYLGYPYEIQTFLVILFIFYNSLLLLLSLLIAFLFTISLKRVHLISIIKGKLPIKSILRILYFGQALSILLVIVGFGRLSIYHHIFMKNEAGQATWKQHSNIVNLQTGRSSQRKNIDELKMNANKWFDFIQYSLENGNAFLVKHNLAIQAIKHSLSTHNDSEQNPYDLEGKNILYVTPDYFKKEGIELTSETFKKINNLKDGQVLVILPQEQKKNEEQIKPNIQEDLTNRLYSSDTKHRVEVSITYTDQKKDVFIYNTTHISYDQWLSTPIFIVVSPKALGKDSSIFWFTNLEYLYFTDLQQTQELLKYYQLDPMISGLSFARETYLQLNQKIKIEIYSNLASGIFAILTSILLFTSLNLLYFEAFRKTIFLKKIAGYYFFELHCRYITSQIIALFVGSSLAFIISKNIWITLILFLSFSGLAVSLLKICDKKESKTYASIIKGG, encoded by the coding sequence ATGAAACGTATATTTCTCTTCATCAGCAATCTTCTTCTGGCACTCTTTCTGATTGGTGCTTTGTCCTTTTGGAAAGACTCTCTTCCACAAACCCTTTTCCCAGGTGCAGCAGTATTAAGCGGGCAAGCAGATTATTCTATCGTTAAGGAAAAATTAAATAGTCTTGCTAAAGAACATAATAGTCTTATCGCAAGAACCATTTGGGAAGTAGATAGTGATGGAAAATCACAAACTTACTACGAAGTTTTTGGAGATGGGAAACTTCCAGACTGGATGCCTCAAGCAAGTCAAGAAAGTATCAATAAAAGTAATCTTCTCAACAATTACAATATTATCAGTGGATCGCTAACAAATCAAGAATTAGCTATTCACCTTAAACAACTTGGACTAGAAAAAGTTAACACATTTGAAAATAATAGAGTCTCCTTCGTATTGACCCTCATTGCCCAACCCAATCAACTTACTAGTCTTTTCATTTTTTTATTAACCTTTTTATCACTTATTGTTATCGGACAGATTCAATCTCTCTCTCAATCAGGAATAAGACTGATTAATGGAGAACGTCTCAGAAATCTCTTCTTTCGTTCTATCATAAGAGACGGACTTGATATCCTTCTTTTCGGCTTGCCTGCTTCCCTAATAGCTAGTGTTTTAGTAATTTACCTAGGCTATCCTTATGAAATTCAGACTTTTTTAGTAATACTATTTATTTTTTATAATAGCCTGCTTCTCTTGCTAAGTCTTCTCATCGCTTTTCTTTTTACTATTTCTTTGAAAAGAGTTCATCTTATCTCTATCATTAAAGGAAAATTACCAATTAAGTCAATTTTACGTATTCTTTACTTTGGTCAAGCTCTGTCTATCTTATTAGTTATTGTAGGATTTGGGCGCTTGTCCATTTATCATCATATATTTATGAAAAATGAGGCTGGACAAGCTACTTGGAAACAACACTCCAATATTGTTAATCTTCAAACAGGTCGTTCAAGTCAAAGAAAAAATATAGATGAACTCAAAATGAATGCTAATAAATGGTTTGACTTTATTCAATATTCTTTAGAAAATGGAAATGCCTTTTTAGTCAAACATAATCTCGCTATTCAAGCTATAAAGCATTCTCTTTCAACTCATAATGATTCTGAACAAAATCCCTATGACTTGGAAGGGAAAAATATTCTCTATGTAACACCTGACTACTTCAAAAAAGAAGGTATAGAGTTAACATCAGAAACCTTTAAAAAAATCAATAATCTAAAAGATGGACAGGTTCTTGTAATACTACCTCAAGAACAAAAGAAAAATGAGGAACAAATAAAACCAAACATACAAGAAGATTTAACTAATCGATTATACAGTAGTGATACAAAGCATAGAGTCGAAGTTAGTATAACTTATACTGATCAAAAAAAAGATGTATTCATTTATAATACTACCCATATTTCTTATGATCAATGGTTGTCAACCCCTATTTTTATCGTAGTTTCTCCTAAGGCACTTGGAAAAGATTCTTCTATATTTTGGTTTACGAATCTAGAATATCTCTATTTTACCGATTTACAGCAAACACAAGAACTTTTGAAGTACTATCAACTTGATCCTATGATTTCAGGATTATCCTTTGCTAGAGAGACCTACCTCCAGTTAAATCAAAAAATTAAAATCGAAATTTATAGTAATTTAGCGAGTGGTATTTTTGCTATCTTGACTTCAATTTTACTTTTTACAAGTTTAAACCTACTCTATTTTGAAGCCTTTCGCAAAACCATATTCTTGAAAAAAATAGCTGGGTATTATTTCTTTGAATTACACTGTAGATATATCACTTCTCAAATAATAGCTCTCTTTGTCGGAAGTAGTCTAGCTTTCATTATTTCTAAGAATATCTGGATTACCCTGATTTTATTTCTCAGTTTTTCAGGATTAGCTGTTTCTCTATTGAAAATCTGTGATAAAAAGGAAAGTAAAACTTATGCTAGCATCATCAAAGGAGGATAG
- a CDS encoding SPJ_0845 family protein — protein MAVKFTKTDDLDKMFEEFAKLPDLKQVTFPDDKEKKAKAEKKN, from the coding sequence ATGGCTGTAAAATTTACAAAAACTGATGACTTGGACAAGATGTTTGAGGAGTTTGCTAAACTCCCTGATTTGAAACAAGTCACTTTCCCTGATGACAAAGAGAAAAAAGCCAAAGCAGAAAAGAAAAACTAG